The genomic window tttccattactatagttcttcctccatgtgggcggagtcatcacatcTTTGTTCTCTGCTTGGCTGCAGGATGGTGACAGAGTGACATCAGCACTGACAAACGCATTTCGTCGCCTTGACTACGACCTGTCTGTGGAGGCACAGGTCCACCTGTCTACACAGGTCCACCCATTCATGTCCTCTCCCAGGTGAGTTCTCAGGTCGACCCCAGcatgagttttgttttgttgccatGTTTGAATAGAGCAGAATTATTTGAGTGACTTGATTTTACAAATTATGGTGAAATTGTCATACTCTGTCCACAGACGGGCGTCTCTTACTGGGGAGGCATGGTCTCTATCTTCCCCCCTTCGGGTGGCACTGTCTGGCTGCACCGCCTGTGTCACTCACATCTCTGATGGCATCCTGCACGTGGCAAACCTGGGTGACAGTCGGGCCGTCCTGGGCGTCCAAGAGCCAGATGGCCGCTGGTCAGCTGTCAGCCTCACCAACGATCACAACGCTCAGAACCCTGATGAGCTGCAACGGATCTTGGGAGAACACCCTCCGTCAGAGAGGAGGACGGTGGTGCGTTATGACCGCCTGCTTGGCGTGCTGCTGCCCTTTAGGGCGTTTGGAGACGTTCGCTTTAAGTGGAGCACAGAGATGCTGAATCAAGTTCACGAGACTCGACCAGACGTCCTGTCTGTGATTAGTGAGGCAGTTCGGACACCGCCACATTACCTGACCCCGCCCTACCTGAGAGCCGAGCCGGAAGTTACTCAACACCACATCAGACCTTCTGACAAGTTTCTGATCCTGGCGACAGATGGACTCTGGGAGCTGATGCACCGACAGACCGCGGTCCAGCTGGTGGGAGAACAACTGACTGGTCAGAACCCAAAGACCTTTCCAGACACGAAGTCCAGACAGAAAGTGTGGACGTTATCTTTGTAAAGTGCAGTTTGTCGTTACAGGTCTTCAGCAGCAGAGGCCAGTCATGCCCGGTGTGGGCATGACGCTCGGTGGCCtgcagcgcctcctgctggagAGGAGGGGCCGGGTAATATCGGTGCTGGAGGATCAGAATACTGCCACCCACCTGATCCGTCATGCCCTGGGGGATGATGGGTACGGAGCAGTGGCACCAAACCGCTTAGCCAAGATGTTGAGTCTGCCGTCAGAGCTGGCCCGGAGGTACCGCGATGACATCACCATCACTGTGGTGCACCTGAACGAGCCCGACACCTGAACAACACCTGAACGAGCCAGATACCTGAATGACATCCTGAACAAGCCCGACACCTGAAGAACACCTGAACGAGCCAGATACCTGAACAACACCTGAACGGCCAGATACCTGAACGACATCCTGAACTACACCCCCTGAACAGCCCGACACCCGAACGACATCCCGAACGAGCCAGACACCCGAACGACATCCTGAACAAGCCCGACACCTGAACAACATTCTGAACGAGCCCAACACCCAAATGAGCCTTGTCTCTCTAGACCAGGAGTCGCCAAACTTTTTGAGAGCAAGAGTTACCTGGAGGGTAGAGAGTAATATGGAGAACGACCATATTAACAAACTACCAGCTGCTCGTGGGAACCATGTTGGTGACCACTGCTCTAGACTCTCCTGACTTTCTagttgtgacatcatcagttcTCCATGAACACTCACCATGTTCACAGTTCAGTCAGGCAATCGTCCGACTGTAAATGCGGAGAAATacgattgtttgttttttgatgtttagcatgtacgtctgactccacctccatgATATGGACGTTGATATGGTTCTGGATGTTTGGTACCTGCTGTACGTGGTCTTCTCCACAGCTTTGGTTCTCACTGATGTCATCGTGTTGTTGGTTCTTTTCCAGTTTATACTCAAGTCTGACTCAAGTCTGATTAAGTGTGAACATGCAAGAgaaatcggactatgaatcactcAGTGACTGTTGCCATGACACCAAAGACAAAACTGGCTTATTTTAaatcctttatttttctttaattctaATTGTCATACTTATGAATGAAACTGACCACATCATATTCCTTTATTGATCGCACACATGTTGCAGCAgactaaatataaaataagatcAAATATAGAACAATAATGAAAGATGTTTATTATGATGAGTGAtcaaaagtttgtgtttttttatacactTTTAAATATCCATCTCATTTCtgacaaatattcaaatataaacacattcaaatttgAATGTACTGATTAAAAATGTGGTGCATTGCATTGTGGGAGATGTTTTTCACCTTCAGTTGTGTTCGTCTTTCAACTGTGACAAGGACGAGGACaaacagctgtcaatcaaacacagaCGTGATAAGATAATATTAACTGATAGAAGAGGACGTTGTTGATGTGTCCACACAATGAAAACGTGTCCAAACAACGAGAACGTGTCCAAACAACGAGAACGTGTccacacaatgaaaatgtgtccaATGAAAACGTGTCCAAACAGGTCCACACAATGAAAACGTGTtcacacaatgaaaatgtgtccaAAGAATGAAAACGTgtccaaacaatgaaaatgtgtccaAACGCATCCACACAATGAAAGCGTGTccacacaatgaaaatgtgtccaAACGTGTCCACACAATGAAAGCATGTCCACACAATGAAAACGTGTCCACATCAAAGCTTTTCTTTTACGTCATCTTTATTTTGTGAAGAAAAAGTAACTTCATTAACCACTTGAGCTCAAACAAAGGTAAACAGCGCCATCAAAGTGTTGCAGTCAATAATATAAAAACTGCCActcactggctttttttttcccatgatgatgtcatcagtctGTTTAATATTGAttcactgtgatgtcatcacttcctcctgtcagccaatcagatgtCGTCCTGCTCTGCTCGCTCTCTGGAGGAAACCCATCTGCTGaccatcacttcctgttcagagaaaaaacatgtccaacattaacctctgtgtgtgtgtgtgtgtgtttgtgtgtgcgtgagtatGTGTGCTACCTGAACTTTGAGCCTGCTCAGACAGTCAGGTGACTCTAGTTCCACCTCTGATAGGTCACTTGGATAGATGATGTAACACAACATCAGCTCCTGTAAAGTACATACACACTGTTCAGTGTCCACAGTCAGGTGTGTCCAGAGTCAGGTGTGTCCTCTTCAGTCCAGTTACCTTGGAGACGTTTGCCGTGATCCTGTTGAGAGCCGCCAGAGAACGCCACGAAAACGGACGCAGCGCTGTGTCCCTGAACGCATCATCAACACGCTCAACAACCACAGAGTAACTACAACGAGAGGGCGGGGCCAGAGTCAGGAGACAGAGACggcgcgagtgtgtgtgtgtgtgtgtgtgcgtgcgtgttacCTGGCGTGGTAGAAAGGCGGGCCCTTCCTGtacaacactgaaaacaaagttCAGTCAAACTGAGACGTTTACGACAATCGAACAACTGTACaactgtgtgggtgtgtcttaCTGAAGTCAACGCCATACTTGGCCCCACCCCCTCCTTTAGGGACCCACCCCTTACTGCGAAAGTGATGATAGGCTGCATATGAGCTGAtaaagtgaggacactgtgACTGGAACGTCCTCCACAGCTGGATGATTGACAGCGGCTCCTGAAAGAGAGGATAGAGGGACAGTTACCTGGTgcaggtggacagacagagggacggTTACCTGGTGCAGGTGGACAAACAGAGGGACAGTTACCTGGTgcaggtggacagacagacagcccaGACTGTAGACCAGGAAAAAGGCCTGTGAGTTCAgagagacgaggacaggtgaggacaggtcaAACTCTGATCATCACTTTATTTATGAAACTAAAGGAACAGTTCAGGGTtatttaagtgtggttgtatgaggatCTGGTCtaaggtcgctggttcaaccCTAGGACAGGACAGGGCGGGGCGGGGCAGGGCAGGGCAGGGCAAGACAAGGACATGGTGTGTCCACTGCTGGTGTTTAATGAGGACAATCCTAATAAAagctgaactgtccctttaagcaGCAGTGTCTTGTACCTCCTCCACACTGAGCTGCAGATATTCTGATACTGAGACCGGATTGTGCCGCAGCTCCCGGACCTGCAGACCTGAACCAGATCTGGACTCAGAGTCAGTGGATCTCACGTCCCCATCACAGTCCACCAGGACAAAACCAGGACCTGGAACCACAGGCTCTGGATCAGGATCAGAGTCAGAatcagagccagagccagagccagagttAGAGCCAGGGTCAGGATCGTAGTCTGAGTCCTGGTCTGAACTGAGGTTCAGATCTTGTGATTCCAAcctgagattagaaaataaaGATCAGATCAATTCACAGAAAACATTTATGATTTTaactgaggacagacagaggacaaacagaggacagacagtggacagtgtcccccattttcctttcaccccagccagtcgaggcagatgctgcacatgtgtgagtctggttctggttcttctctccactgccccctagtgtttgctTGTTGTGTGACCTGAGATCATGTTTCTTATGATTTCACGCTTTGCAAATAACATTGAACTGTGGACAGAGAGTGATTCACTGATTCATTGATTCACTCACTGATTTGTTGATTTACTGATTTACTGATTCTCTGACTTGTCGATTCACTGATTCATGCGTCTGTGTGATGTCACCAGTTTAAAGATTCTCTGAAACACTGAACCTGCAGAATCTCTTGGCCTTTggcttgacctctgacctcagcctctttgtgtgtggacagactCCGCCTTCTGGTCGAGGTCCCTCCCTCCTCACATCCTCCGCCTCCACAGGCTGAGAGAGTTTGGTTAAGATTTGACTGACAGCCTCGTCATCCAATCCCTGAGCAGAGAGAGCTGCTCCTGCCCACTTCAGCCTCTCCTCATACCTGAGGAAGAGGACAGGATGTGATGTCACATATTAACAGACaggatgtgatgtcatcatATGAACAGACAGGATGTGATGTCACTGACCTGGACTGTGAGACGACAGGTAAACACAAACCTTTGTGTTCTGTAAAAGAAATGGGAAACAGGGGATGTCAGTTGATTGGACCAAATCTTTGTTGAGGTCACTGTGTGGGTGTGGTCACAGTGTGGGTGTGGACTCACGCTCCCATTGGTCAGAGATGCTGTGGTCTGGTCTTGCTCTGGACAGGATGCCTTTCCCAAAATAACCCtgaagaacaagaagacctATTCACACTCAGACCTGGTTTAACTCCAACTGAGGTAAAGTGAATCAACTTAGACCTGGTTTGAGGTGATGTGGACTATCTCAGGCCTGGTTTAAGGTGATGTTGACTATATCGGACATGGTTTAAGGTGATGTTGACTATATCGGACCTGGTTTAAGGTGATGTGGATTATCTCAGACCCTGGTTTAATGTGATGTGGATGAACTCAGACCTGGTTTAATGTGATGTGGATTATCTCAGACCTGGTTTAATGTGATGTGGATTATCTCAGACCTGGTTTAAGGTGATGTGGATGAACTCAGACCTGGTTTAAGGTGATGTGGATGAACTCAGACCTGATTGTAGATTCTCTGGATATGGTCTGGATTACGGACTAGCACGTGCTGGTTGATGAGCTCTGCCCTGAAATCGCTCCTCTCCTCCGGGCTTTGAGTCACCGGCAGCGGGGCCTCGTACTCCTCATGAACACGGTTCCTCCTCCGCGGAGCCCGAAACTCCGCCAGCATGTCTGAGGATCAGCCGGACCGGAACCTCCTGTGGCCCTCTGATGTTTCTGTGGCTAAGAGGCTAAATTGTTAGCTTCCTCTTCGATCACTGCGTTAACGCTAGTTAACACAAACTTTCTGGTCGGCTTTGTTTTGCTGTCGGACGCTACAGTGTCACAGAAATAAACGTCCGTGTGAAGACGCCACCTTCCCCCGTAGTGTTCCGCCTGGTGTTTGTCACGTGTCTATGACGTCAGTAAAATCCATTcggtcatccatccatcaaccaTCCATCATCTATAACAACAtaattgtttgtctttgtgaaaaAGAACCAAAGCAGCTGAAAGAAATTTACTGtgactgtatgaatgtgtgactgtgtaaatgtgttactgtatgaatgtgtgactgtgtgaatgtatgaatgtgttactgtttgaatgtgtgactgtgtgaatgtgttactgtttgaatgtgtgaatgtatgaatgtgttactgtttgaatgtgtgactgtgtgactgaatgtgttactgtgttactgtatgaatgtgtgactgtgtggatGTATGAATGTGCGACTGTAcaatgtgtgaatgtatgaatgtgttactgtatgaatgtacaaatgtgtgtctgtg from Solea senegalensis isolate Sse05_10M linkage group LG4, IFAPA_SoseM_1, whole genome shotgun sequence includes these protein-coding regions:
- the LOC122768468 gene encoding pyruvate dehydrogenase [acetyl-transferring]-phosphatase 1, mitochondrial-like isoform X1, whose translation is MLGQTGSGCFRFKKCRVIFSPLAPPSLHYSASSRSRKYGVEQGAGQMSSVQINCVLKANEYSHTFLKGSSSHGILGFHSNMLLSNHPGEDRRSSATCLPSGAVLLGVFDGHAGAACVHTVSQRLFYYVIVAMLPLKTLAEIERAVEEERAVPPLLEWHKHTQDHSCPEGGATSFHSLRNYWQERLDEGLDLNLDLDQEEDGDRVTSALTNAFRRLDYDLSVEAQVHLSTQVHPFMSSPRRASLTGEAWSLSSPLRVALSGCTACVTHISDGILHVANLGDSRAVLGVQEPDGRWSAVSLTNDHNAQNPDELQRILGEHPPSERRTVVRYDRLLGVLLPFRAFGDVRFKWSTEMLNQVHETRPDVLSVISEAVRTPPHYLTPPYLRAEPEVTQHHIRPSDKFLILATDGLWELMHRQTAVQLVGEQLTGLQQQRPVMPGVGMTLGGLQRLLLERRGRVISVLEDQNTATHLIRHALGDDGYGAVAPNRLAKMLSLPSELARRYRDDITITVVHLNEPDT
- the LOC122768468 gene encoding pyruvate dehydrogenase [acetyl-transferring]-phosphatase 1, mitochondrial-like isoform X2; protein product: MSSVQINCVLKANEYSHTFLKGSSSHGILGFHSNMLLSNHPGEDRRSSATCLPSGAVLLGVFDGHAGAACVHTVSQRLFYYVIVAMLPLKTLAEIERAVEEERAVPPLLEWHKHTQDHSCPEGGATSFHSLRNYWQERLDEGLDLNLDLDQEEDGDRVTSALTNAFRRLDYDLSVEAQVHLSTQVHPFMSSPRRASLTGEAWSLSSPLRVALSGCTACVTHISDGILHVANLGDSRAVLGVQEPDGRWSAVSLTNDHNAQNPDELQRILGEHPPSERRTVVRYDRLLGVLLPFRAFGDVRFKWSTEMLNQVHETRPDVLSVISEAVRTPPHYLTPPYLRAEPEVTQHHIRPSDKFLILATDGLWELMHRQTAVQLVGEQLTGLQQQRPVMPGVGMTLGGLQRLLLERRGRVISVLEDQNTATHLIRHALGDDGYGAVAPNRLAKMLSLPSELARRYRDDITITVVHLNEPDT
- the tsen2 gene encoding tRNA-splicing endonuclease subunit Sen2 isoform X3 encodes the protein MLAEFRAPRRRNRVHEEYEAPLPVTQSPEERSDFRAELINQHVLVRNPDHIQRIYNQGYFGKGILSRARPDHSISDQWEQHKGLCLPVVSQSRYEERLKWAGAALSAQGLDDEAVSQILTKLSQPVEAEDVRREGPRPEGGVCPHTKRLRSEVKPKAKRFCRLESQDLNLSSDQDSDYDPDPGSNSGSGSGSDSDSDPDPEPVVPGPGFVLVDCDGDVRSTDSESRSGSGLQVRELRHNPVSVSEYLQLSVEEAFFLVYSLGCLSVHLHQEPLSIIQLWRTFQSQCPHFISSYAAYHHFRMLYRKGPPFYHASYSVVVERVDDAFRDTALRPFSWRSLAALNRITANVSKELMLCYIIYPSDLSEVELESPDCLSRLKVQEVMVSRWVSSRERAEQDDI
- the tsen2 gene encoding tRNA-splicing endonuclease subunit Sen2 isoform X2, producing MLAEFRAPRRRNRVHEEYEAPLPVTQSPEERSDFRAELINQHVLVRNPDHIQRIYNQGYFGKGILSRARPDHSISDQWEQHKGLCLPVVSQSRYEERLKWAGAALSAQGLDDEAVSQILTKLSQPVEAEDVRREGPRPEGGVCPHTKRLRLESQDLNLSSDQDSDYDPDPGSNSGSGSGSDSDSDPDPEPVVPGPGFVLVDCDGDVRSTDSESRSGSGLQVRELRHNPVSVSEYLQLSVEEAFFLVYSLGCLSVHLHQEPLSIIQLWRTFQSQCPHFISSYAAYHHFRSKGWVPKGGGGAKYGVDFMLYRKGPPFYHASYSVVVERVDDAFRDTALRPFSWRSLAALNRITANVSKELMLCYIIYPSDLSEVELESPDCLSRLKVQEVMVSRWVSSRERAEQDDI
- the tsen2 gene encoding tRNA-splicing endonuclease subunit Sen2 isoform X1; this encodes MLAEFRAPRRRNRVHEEYEAPLPVTQSPEERSDFRAELINQHVLVRNPDHIQRIYNQGYFGKGILSRARPDHSISDQWEQHKGLCLPVVSQSRYEERLKWAGAALSAQGLDDEAVSQILTKLSQPVEAEDVRREGPRPEGGVCPHTKRLRSEVKPKAKRFCRLESQDLNLSSDQDSDYDPDPGSNSGSGSGSDSDSDPDPEPVVPGPGFVLVDCDGDVRSTDSESRSGSGLQVRELRHNPVSVSEYLQLSVEEAFFLVYSLGCLSVHLHQEPLSIIQLWRTFQSQCPHFISSYAAYHHFRSKGWVPKGGGGAKYGVDFMLYRKGPPFYHASYSVVVERVDDAFRDTALRPFSWRSLAALNRITANVSKELMLCYIIYPSDLSEVELESPDCLSRLKVQEVMVSRWVSSRERAEQDDI